From Streptomyces griseorubiginosus, one genomic window encodes:
- a CDS encoding helix-turn-helix transcriptional regulator, whose protein sequence is MHPRWGVAEIAQELRAGQSEIRGALDKLAELSMLYPTGESLGVAAIHPEVGLAGYIHRREMEIHAQQVELASVQAATAELAAAYAAQRAQHGTMSLERLESVDEVRVRLSELARDASRELLAFMPGGAQSQEALDASRPLDEESLAAGVTLRTLYLDSVRNDRATTEYARWLSERGGQVRTVPSLPLRMLIADRSVALLPIDPEDTRAGAVVMQAPGVVTALLVLFDLVWEQATPFGAERPNSSDDEPVPQEITLLKLLAEGHTDEVAARKLGVSLRTARRLMASITAKLGARSRFEAGVLAAQAGWL, encoded by the coding sequence ATGCACCCACGCTGGGGTGTGGCCGAGATCGCGCAGGAGCTGCGGGCCGGTCAGTCGGAGATACGCGGGGCGCTGGACAAACTGGCAGAGCTTTCGATGCTGTACCCGACCGGAGAGTCACTGGGTGTCGCGGCCATCCACCCCGAAGTGGGCCTCGCGGGCTACATCCATCGGCGTGAGATGGAGATCCACGCTCAGCAGGTGGAGCTGGCCTCCGTCCAGGCGGCCACCGCCGAGCTCGCGGCGGCGTACGCCGCACAGCGGGCGCAGCACGGCACCATGAGCCTGGAACGTCTCGAAAGCGTTGACGAGGTGCGTGTCCGGCTCTCCGAGCTGGCCCGGGACGCCTCCCGCGAGTTGCTCGCCTTCATGCCCGGTGGCGCCCAGAGCCAGGAAGCACTGGACGCCAGCCGCCCCCTGGACGAGGAGAGCCTCGCGGCGGGCGTGACACTGCGCACGCTCTACCTGGACAGCGTGCGCAATGACCGGGCCACGACCGAGTACGCTCGCTGGCTCTCCGAACGCGGGGGTCAGGTGCGTACCGTGCCGTCGCTGCCCTTGCGCATGCTGATCGCCGACCGGTCGGTGGCACTGCTGCCGATCGACCCCGAGGACACCAGGGCGGGCGCTGTCGTCATGCAGGCCCCCGGTGTGGTCACGGCACTCCTGGTCCTGTTCGACCTGGTGTGGGAGCAGGCGACGCCGTTCGGAGCGGAGCGGCCGAACTCGTCCGACGACGAACCCGTCCCGCAGGAGATCACTCTGCTGAAGCTGCTGGCCGAGGGCCATACCGACGAGGTGGCCGCGCGGAAGCTCGGCGTCTCGCTGCGCACCGCCCGGCGCCTGATGGCGAGTATCACGGCCAAACTGGGTGCACGCAGTCGCTTCGAGGCAGGAGTCCTCGCCGCGCAGGCCGGCTGGCTGTGA
- a CDS encoding MFS transporter — protein MNGKPRARIFRDSSFRRVFTATGISATGDTLTQAALPFAILDMSDSATAIGLVLAARALPYALLMLPAGVVGDMMRPQRVLFLANMVRFSVQGLTAALLFGGHASIAALAFLQAVQGAASSFVFPASRSVLPRALHKDQLQSANASISSVFSAAAIVGPLLAGILLTFTSPATALALDAASFLVGAVLLGRIPDLPEVARTASRAATRKSMSWRRELAAGFQEVVGSRWLLLGLAHAAGFQVLVVGAVAVLGPVMAKDHYGGDRAWAVLLACMSVGHLIGGLVATRWKPGNPLRAAYVVVLGTTPALLALAAVLPFWSLAPLLVLYGTTLSVGDTLWSTVVQSNVPLDRLSRVISFDGFVSFGLRPLGLAVLGPVAAMAGAEGTLVAMAGASGLLTAAAALLAGGPRFSPASAADDAEFPPPEPVSR, from the coding sequence ATGAACGGGAAACCTCGGGCACGGATATTCAGGGACTCCTCGTTCCGGCGGGTCTTCACCGCGACCGGGATATCCGCCACAGGAGACACACTCACACAGGCGGCCCTCCCTTTCGCGATCCTGGACATGTCGGACAGCGCCACCGCCATCGGCCTGGTTCTCGCGGCCCGCGCACTGCCGTACGCACTCCTGATGCTCCCGGCCGGAGTCGTGGGCGACATGATGCGTCCGCAGCGCGTCCTCTTTCTGGCCAACATGGTGCGCTTCTCGGTACAGGGCCTGACTGCGGCGCTGCTGTTCGGCGGGCACGCCTCCATAGCGGCACTGGCGTTCCTGCAGGCCGTACAGGGCGCGGCCTCGTCGTTCGTCTTCCCGGCTTCCCGGAGCGTCCTTCCGCGGGCGCTTCACAAAGACCAGCTGCAGAGCGCCAACGCCTCGATATCGTCGGTCTTCAGCGCCGCGGCCATCGTCGGCCCCCTGCTGGCGGGCATCCTGCTCACCTTCACCAGCCCGGCCACCGCCCTGGCCCTCGACGCCGCGTCGTTTCTCGTCGGTGCTGTGCTTCTGGGGCGTATTCCCGACCTCCCGGAGGTGGCCCGGACCGCCTCCAGGGCAGCGACGAGGAAGAGCATGTCGTGGCGGCGGGAACTGGCGGCGGGGTTCCAGGAGGTCGTGGGCTCCCGCTGGCTGCTGCTGGGGCTGGCCCATGCCGCCGGGTTCCAGGTGCTCGTCGTCGGAGCCGTGGCCGTCCTCGGACCGGTCATGGCAAAGGACCACTACGGCGGCGACCGCGCATGGGCCGTCCTGCTGGCCTGCATGTCCGTCGGACATCTGATCGGCGGCCTGGTGGCCACCCGCTGGAAGCCGGGGAACCCCCTTCGCGCCGCATACGTCGTCGTCCTCGGCACGACCCCCGCCCTGCTCGCTCTGGCGGCCGTCCTTCCCTTCTGGTCGCTGGCGCCCTTGCTCGTTCTCTACGGAACGACGCTGAGCGTGGGGGACACCCTCTGGTCCACGGTGGTGCAGTCCAACGTGCCTCTGGACCGCCTGTCCCGGGTCATCTCCTTCGACGGATTCGTGTCCTTCGGGCTGCGGCCGCTCGGACTGGCGGTCCTGGGTCCGGTGGCGGCGATGGCCGGGGCGGAAGGCACCCTGGTCGCCATGGCGGGCGCATCGGGCCTGCTGACGGCCGCTGCCGCGCTGCTGGCCGGTGGACCACGCTTCTCCCCGGCCTCCGCCGCCGACGACGCGGAATTCCCCCCGCCCGAACCTGTGTCACGCTGA
- a CDS encoding asparagine synthetase A, producing the protein MTTVPSQVWKNTEGYYLEVLRNPWYRAVARLQNSVSELTVDFWRARGGQTLHLPVTTGSISSPMGRGSDSLPVHVDLMGAPTFLADSMQFMLEFGCRLTGTDTYYVMPSFRGEDADATHLCQFFHSEAEIVGGLDEMMATVEEYLRHLAKGLLEREADVIAECGGKVDRLEQLASGRPFKRITFDEAAAVLGGTGIEDHDGWRTLTRDGERLLMDKLGEFVWVTHWDHLAVPFYQAFGDSEGRTALNADLLFGMGEVVGAGERHVTAAQVQQALELHEVDPEAYAWYLEMRDFQPVRTSGFGLGIERFLMWVLDHGDIRDMQLLPRRNGHTIVP; encoded by the coding sequence ATGACCACCGTTCCGTCTCAGGTCTGGAAGAACACCGAGGGCTACTACCTGGAAGTCCTCCGCAACCCCTGGTACCGCGCGGTGGCCCGGCTGCAGAACAGCGTCAGCGAACTCACCGTCGACTTCTGGAGAGCACGCGGTGGCCAGACGCTGCATCTGCCCGTCACCACCGGATCGATCTCCAGCCCGATGGGCCGCGGCAGTGACTCGCTTCCCGTGCACGTCGACCTGATGGGCGCTCCCACCTTCCTCGCCGACTCGATGCAGTTCATGCTGGAGTTCGGCTGCCGCCTGACCGGCACCGACACCTACTACGTCATGCCGTCCTTCCGTGGCGAGGACGCCGACGCCACCCACCTGTGCCAGTTCTTCCACAGCGAGGCCGAGATCGTCGGTGGCCTCGACGAGATGATGGCGACCGTGGAGGAGTACCTCCGTCATCTGGCCAAGGGGCTGCTGGAACGCGAGGCCGATGTCATCGCCGAGTGCGGCGGGAAGGTCGACAGACTCGAACAGCTCGCCTCGGGACGGCCGTTCAAGCGCATCACCTTCGACGAGGCCGCCGCTGTTCTCGGCGGGACGGGTATCGAGGACCACGACGGCTGGCGGACCCTCACCCGTGACGGTGAGCGGCTCCTGATGGACAAGCTCGGCGAGTTCGTCTGGGTGACCCACTGGGACCACCTGGCAGTCCCCTTCTACCAGGCGTTCGGCGATTCCGAGGGCCGTACCGCGCTCAACGCGGACCTGCTCTTCGGGATGGGCGAGGTCGTGGGAGCGGGTGAGCGGCATGTCACCGCCGCGCAGGTGCAGCAGGCGCTCGAACTGCACGAGGTCGACCCGGAGGCGTACGCCTGGTACCTGGAGATGCGGGACTTCCAACCGGTGCGCACCTCGGGCTTCGGTCTCGGTATCGAGCGGTTCCTCATGTGGGTGCTCGACCACGGGGACATCCGCGACATGCAGCTGCTGCCGCGCCGCAACGGCCACACCATCGTGCCCTGA
- a CDS encoding DUF397 domain-containing protein — translation MEVADGVQEAVVPVRDSKVPHGPALCFEAAAWDAFIGEPKAGDHRPAGPPPGHHGVHVPVCEKVIFVVALPVVARVALVRVTHRPSFWRAWKRSAVPLTYGELSAVKDTALPVLSAEVTAVS, via the coding sequence GTGGAGGTGGCCGACGGGGTCCAGGAGGCCGTCGTCCCCGTACGTGACAGCAAGGTCCCGCACGGCCCGGCGCTGTGCTTCGAAGCGGCCGCCTGGGACGCGTTCATAGGCGAGCCGAAGGCCGGCGACCACCGCCCTGCGGGTCCACCGCCCGGGCACCACGGCGTCCACGTGCCGGTGTGCGAGAAGGTGATCTTCGTGGTGGCCTTGCCCGTGGTGGCGAGGGTGGCGCTGGTGAGGGTCACCCACCGGCCGTCCTTCTGGCGGGCCTGGAAACGCAGCGCGGTCCCCTTGACGTACGGGGAGCTGAGCGCGGTGAAGGACACGGCCTTGCCGGTGCTGTCCGCGGAGGTGACGGCGGTGTCCTGA
- a CDS encoding GNAT family protein has translation MTTASEAARSAGLTHWPLFALVIRTPRLELRVPTDTEYQAVCDVAVRGIHDPTTTPFAVDWTDAPPDRLRRNAFQFLWGTRAAWSPDDWHLEFAVHRDGRPIGMKALWAKDFGALGEVSTGSWLGRDSQGQGYGKEMRAAVLHLAFTCLGAHWATSQVFADNPASISVNRHHGYQEDGFELRTRRGRPARWLRFRLAAEDWLGGPRDTGIEVEGLEACAEMFARPGETA, from the coding sequence ATGACGACCGCATCGGAGGCTGCTCGGTCCGCGGGCCTCACGCACTGGCCACTGTTCGCACTGGTGATCCGCACTCCCCGGCTGGAGTTGCGGGTGCCCACCGACACCGAGTACCAGGCGGTGTGCGATGTCGCCGTGCGCGGTATCCACGACCCCACGACGACGCCCTTCGCCGTGGACTGGACCGACGCGCCACCGGACCGGCTGCGGCGCAACGCCTTCCAGTTCCTGTGGGGCACGCGCGCAGCATGGTCACCGGACGACTGGCACCTCGAGTTCGCCGTCCACCGTGACGGACGGCCTATCGGGATGAAGGCGCTGTGGGCCAAGGACTTCGGCGCGCTCGGAGAGGTCTCCACCGGCTCCTGGCTCGGGCGGGACTCCCAGGGCCAGGGATACGGCAAGGAGATGCGAGCCGCGGTGCTCCACCTCGCCTTCACCTGCCTCGGCGCCCACTGGGCCACCAGCCAGGTCTTCGCGGACAATCCGGCGTCGATCTCCGTGAACCGCCACCACGGGTATCAGGAGGACGGTTTCGAGCTGCGGACCCGACGCGGCCGCCCCGCCCGCTGGCTTCGCTTCCGCCTGGCGGCCGAGGACTGGCTGGGCGGACCGCGGGACACCGGCATCGAGGTCGAGGGGCTCGAAGCCTGCGCGGAGATGTTCGCGCGCCCCGGAGAGACGGCATGA
- a CDS encoding class I SAM-dependent methyltransferase, whose protein sequence is MATAAPHRTLDPADVQHLNFSQTVGLVNEPNMCSGGAATIRTVLREVPGLGAGRRILEVGSNTGFSVLEMASATRCDVFGIDIEESSVRFSRNKAAALDLDNAHFSVGDGTRIEFPDGHFDMVFASNVTSFIPDRQRAIDEYYRVLNRFGVLAAVPIFYHRRPSARLLEEVERAIGAPLPRFSREDWEGMFGRPGSELFFSEEYEYLDLSPEQIDDYVAAVLAQPCNDGMSDALREAAGKRLRYFYTLFNENLGYCRYAILLYRKSGPTQFPILHASAPVPGTVLHR, encoded by the coding sequence ATGGCCACGGCCGCACCCCACCGGACCCTCGACCCGGCCGACGTCCAGCACCTCAACTTCTCCCAGACCGTCGGTCTGGTGAACGAGCCGAACATGTGCTCCGGCGGCGCAGCCACCATCCGGACCGTTCTCCGGGAGGTCCCCGGTCTCGGTGCCGGCCGCCGGATCCTCGAGGTCGGCAGCAACACCGGCTTCTCCGTGCTGGAGATGGCCAGCGCGACCCGCTGCGACGTCTTCGGCATCGACATCGAGGAGTCGTCCGTCCGGTTCTCCCGGAACAAGGCGGCCGCCCTGGATCTGGACAACGCGCACTTCTCCGTCGGCGACGGCACACGGATCGAATTCCCCGACGGGCACTTCGACATGGTGTTCGCCAGCAACGTGACGTCGTTCATCCCGGACCGGCAGCGCGCCATCGACGAGTACTACCGGGTGCTGAACCGTTTCGGTGTCCTCGCGGCGGTACCGATCTTCTACCACCGGCGTCCCTCGGCCCGGCTCCTGGAGGAGGTCGAGCGGGCGATCGGCGCTCCGCTGCCGCGGTTCAGCCGCGAGGACTGGGAGGGCATGTTCGGCCGCCCCGGGTCCGAGCTCTTCTTCTCCGAGGAGTACGAATACCTGGACCTGAGCCCGGAGCAGATCGACGACTATGTCGCCGCCGTGCTGGCGCAGCCGTGCAACGACGGCATGTCCGACGCACTGAGGGAGGCGGCGGGCAAGCGGCTGCGCTACTTCTACACGCTGTTCAACGAGAACCTCGGGTACTGCCGCTACGCGATCCTGCTGTACCGCAAGAGCGGGCCGACCCAGTTCCCCATCCTGCACGCCTCCGCGCCGGTCCCGGGCACGGTGCTGCACCGATGA
- the leuS gene encoding leucine--tRNA ligase, whose protein sequence is MSENTADFAASIQNKWRAVWERSDVFAADGDADRNRAYVLDMFAYPSGDLHMGHGEAFAIGDAVARYRIQRGDDVLHPVGWDSFGLPAENAAIKRDLHPADWTYSNIDTQAESFRRYGVSFDWSTRLHTSDPEYYRWTQWLFLRFRDKGLAYRQQSSVNWCPKDQTVLANEQVVQGACERCGTQVTKRDLTQWFFRITEYADRLLDDMELLRDGWPERVLTMQRNWIGRSTGAHIEFPVKGRDEPIAVFTTRPDTVYGATFLVVAVDSPLAAELCAPEQRADFDAYLERTRKLSDIDRLTAGTAKTGVPLGRTAVHPLTGEPMAVWASDYVLAGYGSGAVMAVPAHDQRDLDFARAYGLPVRPVVATGEDPAMTGTAIDADGPYTGSGPLDGLLREEATEQILAVLERAGCGSAGVQYRLRDWLVSRQRFWGCPIPIVHCGSCGEVPVPDEQLPVRLPDLRGADLAPAGVSPLAAAEDWVNVPCPSCGGPAQRDTDTMDTFVDSSWYFLRYCSPDYTDGPFDPEAVRRWMPVTQYVGGVEHAILHLLYARFFTKVLQDLGLVDFPEPFLALLNQGQVLLNGSAMSKSKGNMVDLGGQIAEFGVDAVRLTMVFAGPPEDDVDWADVSPAGSARFLARALRLADDIESVPGTAPESGVLALRRVVHRTVDQATQLVENHRFNVAVARIMELVNVLRKHIDAGHAADPAAREGVEAVAVLLSLFAPYTAEEMWERLGHRPSVARAGWPTVDPRLVKEDDVVCVVQINGRMQGRIEVGADITEEDLVGLARDRAAAGLADQEVTRVVVRAPRLVNFVTAEGRGKK, encoded by the coding sequence ATGAGTGAGAATACGGCGGACTTCGCCGCGTCGATTCAGAACAAGTGGCGCGCGGTCTGGGAGAGGTCGGACGTCTTCGCGGCTGACGGCGACGCTGACCGGAACCGGGCCTATGTCCTCGACATGTTCGCCTACCCGTCCGGTGACCTCCACATGGGCCACGGCGAGGCCTTCGCGATCGGTGATGCCGTCGCCCGCTACCGGATACAGCGCGGCGACGACGTCCTGCACCCCGTGGGCTGGGACTCCTTCGGACTTCCCGCCGAGAACGCGGCCATCAAACGCGATCTGCACCCCGCGGACTGGACCTACAGCAACATCGACACACAGGCGGAGTCCTTCCGGCGTTACGGCGTCTCCTTCGACTGGTCGACCCGGCTGCACACCTCGGACCCGGAGTACTACCGCTGGACCCAGTGGCTCTTCCTGCGCTTCCGCGACAAGGGCCTCGCCTACCGGCAGCAGTCCTCCGTCAACTGGTGCCCCAAGGACCAGACGGTGCTCGCCAACGAGCAGGTGGTGCAGGGAGCCTGCGAGCGCTGCGGCACCCAGGTCACCAAGCGTGACCTCACCCAGTGGTTCTTCCGCATCACCGAGTACGCCGACCGGCTGCTGGACGACATGGAGCTGCTGCGCGACGGCTGGCCCGAGCGCGTACTGACCATGCAGCGCAACTGGATCGGCCGCTCGACGGGCGCGCACATCGAGTTCCCGGTGAAGGGCCGTGACGAGCCCATCGCCGTCTTCACCACCCGGCCCGACACCGTCTACGGCGCCACGTTCCTCGTGGTGGCGGTCGACTCCCCGCTGGCCGCCGAGCTGTGCGCGCCGGAACAGCGTGCGGACTTCGACGCCTACCTGGAGCGCACCCGCAAGCTGTCCGACATCGACCGCCTCACCGCCGGCACGGCCAAGACCGGCGTGCCACTGGGCCGTACGGCGGTGCACCCCCTCACTGGGGAGCCGATGGCCGTCTGGGCTTCCGACTACGTCCTCGCCGGGTACGGCAGCGGCGCCGTCATGGCCGTACCCGCGCACGACCAGCGTGACCTCGACTTCGCCCGCGCGTACGGCCTGCCCGTCCGCCCGGTCGTCGCCACCGGGGAAGACCCTGCCATGACGGGCACGGCGATCGACGCGGACGGCCCGTACACGGGGTCCGGCCCGCTCGACGGACTTCTGCGCGAGGAGGCCACCGAGCAGATCCTGGCCGTGCTGGAGCGCGCAGGCTGTGGCTCCGCCGGGGTGCAGTACCGTCTCCGCGACTGGCTCGTCTCCCGCCAGCGGTTCTGGGGCTGTCCCATCCCCATCGTCCACTGCGGTTCCTGCGGTGAAGTGCCGGTTCCCGACGAGCAGTTGCCTGTCCGGCTCCCCGACCTGCGGGGCGCCGACCTCGCACCCGCGGGCGTGTCACCGCTGGCGGCCGCCGAGGACTGGGTCAACGTCCCCTGCCCGAGCTGCGGTGGGCCGGCCCAGCGGGACACCGACACCATGGACACCTTCGTCGACTCCTCCTGGTACTTCCTGCGCTACTGCTCCCCCGACTACACCGACGGCCCCTTCGACCCCGAGGCGGTACGCCGCTGGATGCCGGTCACCCAGTACGTGGGCGGCGTCGAGCACGCGATCCTGCACCTCCTGTACGCCCGTTTCTTCACCAAGGTTCTCCAGGACCTGGGGCTGGTCGACTTCCCCGAGCCCTTCCTGGCCCTCCTCAACCAGGGCCAGGTGCTGCTCAACGGCTCCGCGATGTCGAAGTCCAAGGGCAACATGGTGGATCTCGGTGGCCAGATCGCCGAGTTCGGCGTGGACGCGGTCCGCCTGACGATGGTGTTCGCGGGCCCGCCCGAGGACGACGTCGACTGGGCCGACGTCTCGCCCGCGGGCTCGGCCCGTTTCCTGGCGCGAGCCCTGCGTCTGGCCGACGACATCGAGTCCGTGCCGGGCACGGCGCCGGAGAGCGGTGTCCTCGCCCTGCGCCGGGTCGTCCACCGCACGGTCGACCAGGCGACCCAGCTGGTGGAGAACCACCGCTTCAACGTGGCCGTCGCGAGGATCATGGAACTGGTCAACGTCCTGCGCAAACACATCGACGCCGGCCATGCGGCGGACCCCGCCGCACGGGAGGGTGTGGAGGCCGTCGCCGTCCTGCTGTCCCTCTTCGCTCCCTACACCGCCGAGGAGATGTGGGAACGCCTCGGCCACCGCCCCAGCGTCGCCCGTGCGGGCTGGCCCACGGTCGACCCACGGCTGGTCAAGGAGGACGACGTCGTCTGCGTGGTCCAGATCAACGGCAGGATGCAGGGACGCATCGAGGTAGGGGCCGACATCACCGAGGAGGATCTGGTGGGCCTGGCCCGGGACAGGGCCGCCGCGGGTCTCGCCGATCAGGAGGTCACCCGGGTCGTGGTGCGTGCGCCACGGCTGGTCAACTTCGTCACGGCGGAAGGCCGGGGGAAGAAGTAG
- a CDS encoding GNAT family N-acetyltransferase, protein MSDRSPAAVELRTDRLLLSRPTPADVDAILAVHRDPGTCAHNPSDALARFEEAEALYRRWDAQWQQHGYGYWVVRRHGSAEQLGFCGIKPMELHGAPVLNLFYRFATSAWGQGFAGEAAAAVVAWASRHVPGLPLIARVRPANLASQRVAIRAGLDRAQHLDTEGYDGFDWIYVAQPADLAEA, encoded by the coding sequence ATGAGTGACCGGAGCCCGGCTGCCGTGGAACTGCGGACCGACCGGCTGTTGCTGAGCCGCCCGACCCCAGCCGATGTCGACGCGATCCTCGCCGTCCACCGCGACCCCGGGACCTGCGCCCACAACCCGTCCGACGCACTGGCCCGGTTCGAGGAGGCGGAGGCGCTCTACCGCCGCTGGGACGCCCAGTGGCAGCAGCACGGATACGGGTACTGGGTCGTACGGCGCCACGGCTCCGCCGAGCAGCTCGGATTCTGCGGAATCAAGCCCATGGAACTGCACGGAGCCCCGGTCCTGAACCTCTTCTACCGTTTCGCCACCTCGGCCTGGGGCCAAGGCTTCGCCGGTGAAGCCGCGGCCGCGGTGGTCGCCTGGGCATCCCGTCACGTGCCCGGCCTCCCGCTGATCGCCCGCGTGCGACCGGCCAACCTCGCGTCTCAGCGCGTGGCGATACGCGCCGGGCTCGACCGGGCACAACACCTCGACACCGAGGGGTACGACGGCTTCGACTGGATCTACGTGGCCCAACCGGCGGACCTCGCCGAGGCGTAG
- a CDS encoding ATP-grasp domain-containing protein: MSTPKTARTVVLCKWQPQLITALLTLTTDLYLVLDDYDVEVHRPDADVLARMRQVYRVSHFDSIEELAAVAVDLRLRGAEGAKVISHAELSQYGAGYLDLMLGSVQDPMHHVAFRDKRLMKQRVAGAGARAAHFQSVPDASDTHAVEQAAARLAFPVVVKPASGFGTMSTVRVDLPDALPAVVEELTFEPLLRSKQLIVEEFVQGTELCVDALWADGEALTFIVHQYYANRIRLADRGAPERPLDGSQILPEEHHPVLHRRLRELHDRVNQGLGIRDGATHLEAFVQPDGDVVFSEIGTRIGGAWVPRMISAHLGYPVWTAIAEAELTGTCQDPKPPHPYVGAVHLSPERPGIITSMPEDEELAELPGVLDWQRLRKVGGKARLGHPSDWYLFVVLGAETQEEYDRLCHEVADRFRIETEPEPGGTDAPVAAGR; the protein is encoded by the coding sequence ATGTCCACCCCGAAGACCGCGCGCACGGTGGTCCTGTGCAAGTGGCAGCCTCAGCTGATCACCGCCCTGCTGACCCTGACAACTGATCTCTACCTCGTCCTCGACGACTATGACGTGGAGGTCCACCGGCCGGACGCGGACGTTCTCGCGAGGATGCGCCAGGTCTACCGGGTGAGTCACTTCGACTCGATCGAGGAACTGGCCGCCGTCGCCGTGGACCTCCGCCTCCGTGGCGCCGAAGGCGCCAAGGTCATCAGCCACGCGGAGTTGAGCCAGTACGGCGCCGGTTATCTCGACCTGATGCTCGGCAGCGTCCAGGATCCGATGCACCATGTCGCCTTCAGGGACAAGCGGTTGATGAAGCAGCGGGTGGCGGGGGCAGGGGCCCGCGCGGCGCACTTCCAGTCCGTGCCAGACGCGAGCGACACACACGCCGTGGAACAGGCGGCGGCACGACTCGCCTTCCCGGTGGTGGTGAAGCCGGCTTCCGGGTTCGGCACGATGAGCACCGTACGCGTCGACCTTCCGGACGCCCTCCCCGCCGTCGTCGAAGAGCTCACCTTCGAGCCGTTGCTCCGCAGCAAGCAGCTCATCGTGGAGGAGTTCGTCCAGGGCACCGAGCTGTGTGTCGACGCCCTGTGGGCCGACGGCGAAGCGCTGACCTTCATCGTGCACCAGTACTACGCGAACCGGATCAGGCTGGCGGACAGGGGTGCTCCGGAGCGCCCGCTCGACGGCTCGCAGATCCTTCCGGAAGAACACCATCCCGTTCTCCACCGCCGTCTGCGAGAACTGCATGACCGGGTCAATCAGGGGCTGGGCATCCGGGACGGTGCCACACACCTGGAGGCGTTCGTCCAGCCCGACGGCGATGTCGTGTTCTCCGAGATCGGCACACGTATCGGTGGAGCCTGGGTGCCGCGCATGATCAGTGCCCATCTCGGATATCCGGTATGGACGGCGATCGCGGAGGCGGAGCTCACCGGAACCTGCCAGGACCCCAAGCCTCCACACCCTTATGTCGGTGCCGTGCATCTGAGCCCCGAGCGCCCCGGAATCATCACCAGCATGCCGGAGGACGAGGAACTGGCGGAACTCCCCGGTGTGCTGGACTGGCAGCGGCTGCGGAAGGTCGGCGGAAAGGCACGACTGGGCCACCCGTCCGACTGGTATCTGTTCGTCGTCCTGGGCGCCGAGACCCAGGAGGAGTACGACCGTCTGTGCCATGAAGTGGCCGACAGGTTCCGCATCGAAACAGAACCCGAACCCGGGGGAACCGACGCACCGGTGGCTGCCGGCCGATGA
- a CDS encoding S66 peptidase family protein, giving the protein MTTVARAGTTLGLWTPSSPAPALFPRRTARAVEALRQAGFTVRAAASFAGISRAGAAEPQALADELHALADSGVDAVLTSSGGWTASLVLPHLDFGLLRAAQVPLIGYSDVSVLLWAYAAHGVPAVHGPMLVSEFGHFEGPFAYTLAGLRNALSGTGGVLRPPARWTQDNPWWDRDDERALVTEPATPWRVLRHGHAHGPLLAGCLPAVTGLFGTPYMPPTEGRVLFLEDFGMAPDRFLALLAQWRNSGRLRRLAGLVLGRRSRAVAAPGGYADFDDALLHLLGDIDIPVVADVDFGHTEPRLSLPLDTAVRIDTDPLRVLVEANPVGRHRTSGGETREMVA; this is encoded by the coding sequence ATGACCACGGTCGCGCGAGCTGGCACGACACTCGGTCTGTGGACCCCGTCCTCCCCCGCCCCGGCGTTGTTCCCCCGCCGTACCGCACGGGCGGTGGAAGCTCTCCGACAGGCTGGTTTCACCGTGCGTGCCGCGGCGTCCTTCGCGGGGATCAGCAGGGCCGGCGCCGCCGAACCGCAGGCCCTGGCCGATGAGTTGCACGCGCTGGCGGACAGCGGAGTCGACGCCGTGCTCACCTCGTCGGGGGGTTGGACAGCCTCGCTGGTGCTCCCCCACCTGGATTTCGGGTTGCTGCGTGCGGCCCAGGTGCCGCTGATCGGCTACAGCGACGTGTCCGTGCTGCTGTGGGCCTACGCGGCCCACGGGGTCCCGGCCGTCCATGGCCCGATGCTGGTGTCGGAGTTCGGGCACTTCGAGGGTCCCTTCGCCTACACGCTCGCCGGGCTGCGGAACGCGCTCTCGGGCACCGGCGGCGTGCTGCGGCCACCTGCGCGGTGGACGCAGGACAACCCCTGGTGGGACCGGGACGACGAGCGCGCGCTGGTGACCGAGCCGGCCACGCCGTGGCGGGTTCTGAGGCACGGACACGCTCACGGGCCGCTGCTGGCCGGGTGTCTGCCGGCCGTGACCGGACTGTTCGGCACGCCGTACATGCCCCCGACCGAGGGGCGGGTCCTGTTCCTGGAGGACTTCGGCATGGCCCCGGACCGGTTCCTGGCGCTGTTGGCCCAGTGGCGGAACTCGGGCCGACTGCGTCGGCTGGCCGGTCTGGTGCTGGGCCGGCGCAGCCGGGCGGTCGCGGCCCCCGGCGGCTACGCGGATTTCGACGACGCCCTGTTGCACCTGCTGGGAGACATCGACATCCCCGTGGTCGCCGATGTCGACTTCGGCCACACCGAACCGCGCCTGTCGCTGCCCCTGGACACGGCGGTGCGGATCGACACCGACCCGCTGAGGGTGCTCGTGGAGGCGAACCCCGTCGGGCGGCACCGGACAAGCGGCGGGGAGACAAGGGAGATGGTCGCGTGA